A genomic region of Pseudomonas sp. KU43P contains the following coding sequences:
- a CDS encoding exodeoxyribonuclease III, giving the protein MRIISVNVNGIQAAAERGLLSWLQAQNADVICLQDTRASAFELDDPAFQLDGYFLYACDAEVPAQGGVALYSRMQPKAVITGLGFETADRYGRYLQADFDKVSIASLLLPSGMNGDEDLNQKFKLMDDFAKYLDKQRRKRREYIYCGSFYVAQQKLDIKNWRDSQQSPGFLPPERAWMDAITGDMGYVDALREVSREGDQYSWWPDNEQAEMLNLGYRFDYQILTPGLRRFVRNARLPRQPRFSQHAPLIVDYDWTLTI; this is encoded by the coding sequence ATGCGGATCATCAGTGTGAACGTGAATGGCATTCAGGCTGCGGCCGAGCGAGGATTGCTCAGCTGGCTGCAAGCCCAGAATGCCGACGTCATCTGCCTTCAGGATACCCGCGCCTCGGCCTTTGAACTCGACGACCCAGCTTTCCAGCTCGATGGCTATTTCCTTTATGCCTGCGATGCGGAGGTACCCGCCCAAGGTGGCGTGGCACTTTACTCGCGCATGCAACCCAAGGCAGTCATCACCGGCCTGGGCTTCGAGACAGCCGACCGCTACGGGCGTTATCTGCAAGCAGATTTCGACAAAGTCAGTATTGCCAGCCTGCTGCTGCCTTCGGGCATGAACGGCGACGAAGACTTGAACCAGAAATTCAAGTTGATGGACGACTTCGCCAAGTACCTGGACAAACAGCGTCGCAAGCGTCGCGAATACATCTATTGCGGCTCGTTCTACGTGGCGCAGCAGAAGCTCGACATCAAGAACTGGCGCGACAGCCAGCAGTCCCCGGGCTTCCTGCCGCCAGAGCGTGCCTGGATGGATGCGATCACGGGCGACATGGGTTATGTGGATGCCCTGCGCGAAGTCAGCCGCGAAGGCGACCAGTACAGCTGGTGGCCGGACAACGAACAGGCCGAGATGCTCAACCTGGGCTACCGGTTCGACTACCAGATCCTTACCCCAGGCCTGCGCCGCTTCGTGCGCAACGCTCGCCTGCCGCGTCAGCCGCGCTTCTCCCAGCATGCGCCGCTGATCGTCGACTATGACTGGACGTTGACCATCTGA
- a CDS encoding DUF4870 domain-containing protein translates to MSDPQLSVTPPNADVRQWAMFCHLSALLGLVVPLGHLLGPLVLWHLKREQDPFIDAQGKEALNFQISVTVAGFVCFLLMFVFIGLVLFAMLMVAVLILIVIAAVRANEGQPYRYPLIWRPIK, encoded by the coding sequence ATGAGCGATCCTCAACTGTCGGTCACCCCGCCCAATGCCGATGTGCGGCAATGGGCGATGTTCTGTCACCTCAGCGCGCTACTTGGCCTGGTGGTGCCCCTCGGGCATCTGCTGGGCCCGCTGGTGCTGTGGCACCTCAAGCGCGAGCAAGATCCTTTCATCGATGCCCAGGGCAAAGAGGCGCTGAACTTTCAGATCAGCGTGACCGTTGCCGGGTTCGTCTGTTTTTTGCTGATGTTCGTGTTCATCGGGCTGGTGCTGTTCGCCATGCTGATGGTGGCGGTGCTGATTCTGATCGTCATTGCGGCGGTCAGGGCCAATGAAGGGCAGCCTTATCGGTACCCCTTGATCTGGCGGCCGATCAAGTAA
- the rph gene encoding ribonuclease PH produces MKRPSGRAADQLRSIRITRNYTKHAEGSVLVEFGDTKVVCTVSVENGVPRFLKGQGQGWLTAEYGMLPRSTGERNQREASRGKQGGRTLEIQRLIGRSLRAALDMNKLGDITLYIDCDVIQADGGTRTASITGAMVALCDALAVIKKRGGLKAGNPLKHMIAAVSVGMYQGEAVLDLDYLEDSAAETDLNVVMTSAGGFIEVQGTAEGKPFQPEDFNAMLALAQKGMDELFELQKAALAD; encoded by the coding sequence ATGAAACGTCCAAGTGGTCGCGCCGCCGATCAGCTCCGCTCGATCCGCATCACCCGCAACTACACCAAGCACGCCGAGGGGTCGGTACTGGTCGAGTTTGGCGACACCAAGGTCGTCTGCACGGTCAGCGTCGAGAATGGTGTTCCCCGCTTCCTCAAAGGCCAGGGCCAAGGCTGGCTGACTGCCGAATACGGCATGCTGCCGCGCTCCACTGGCGAGCGTAACCAGCGCGAAGCCAGCCGTGGCAAACAGGGTGGCCGTACCCTGGAAATCCAGCGCCTGATCGGCCGCTCACTGCGCGCCGCACTCGATATGAACAAGCTGGGTGACATCACCCTGTACATCGACTGCGACGTGATCCAGGCCGATGGCGGTACCCGCACTGCCTCGATCACCGGTGCCATGGTCGCCCTGTGCGACGCCTTGGCGGTGATCAAGAAGCGTGGCGGCCTGAAGGCCGGCAACCCGCTCAAGCACATGATTGCCGCAGTATCGGTGGGCATGTACCAGGGCGAAGCGGTGCTCGATCTGGACTACCTCGAAGACTCCGCTGCCGAGACCGACCTGAACGTGGTCATGACCAGCGCCGGTGGTTTCATCGAAGTTCAGGGCACTGCCGAGGGCAAGCCGTTCCAGCCTGAAGACTTCAACGCCATGCTGGCGCTGGCGCAAAAAGGCATGGACGAGCTCTTCGAGCTGCAGAAGGCCGCGCTGGCCGACTAA
- a CDS encoding YicC/YloC family endoribonuclease has protein sequence MVHSMTAFARVERAGSQGTLVWELRSVNHRYLEPHLRLPDALRDLEGAVREGLRQGLSRGKVECTLRLHEDSNGKPLKVDRERAAQLVAAAEEVAGLIKQPAPLNPLEVLSWPGVLVADANDPQALNAEAVALFDEALAELKAGRLREGQELARLINERLDNMASEVTTLRALVPQMLAAQRQKIIDRFGDLKAELDPQRLEQEMVLLAQKSDVAEELDRLSTHVNEVRRVLKSGGAAGRRLDFLMQELNREANTLGSKAFDPRSTQAAVNLKVLIEQMREQVQNIE, from the coding sequence ATGGTGCACAGCATGACCGCTTTTGCTCGTGTCGAGCGCGCAGGCAGCCAAGGCACCCTGGTCTGGGAACTGCGCTCGGTCAACCACCGCTACCTGGAACCCCACCTGCGCCTGCCGGACGCCTTGCGCGACCTGGAAGGTGCCGTGCGTGAAGGCCTGCGCCAGGGCCTGTCGCGCGGCAAGGTCGAATGCACCCTGCGCCTTCACGAAGACAGCAATGGCAAGCCACTCAAGGTCGACCGCGAGCGCGCCGCGCAGCTGGTTGCCGCCGCCGAAGAAGTAGCCGGCCTGATCAAGCAGCCAGCGCCGCTCAATCCGCTGGAAGTGCTGTCCTGGCCTGGTGTGCTGGTGGCCGACGCCAACGACCCGCAGGCACTGAATGCCGAGGCCGTGGCGCTGTTCGACGAGGCACTGGCCGAACTCAAGGCCGGGCGCCTTCGCGAAGGCCAGGAACTGGCCCGACTGATCAATGAGCGCCTCGACAACATGGCCAGCGAAGTGACCACCCTGCGCGCGCTGGTGCCGCAGATGCTCGCCGCGCAACGACAGAAGATCATCGATCGCTTCGGCGACCTGAAGGCCGAACTCGACCCTCAGCGCCTGGAGCAGGAGATGGTGCTGCTGGCGCAGAAGAGCGACGTCGCCGAAGAGCTTGATCGCCTCAGCACCCACGTCAACGAGGTACGCCGGGTGCTCAAGTCCGGCGGTGCCGCCGGCCGACGCCTGGACTTTCTGATGCAGGAGCTCAACCGCGAAGCCAACACCCTGGGTTCCAAAGCCTTCGACCCACGCAGCACGCAAGCGGCGGTCAATCTGAAGGTGCTGATCGAACAGATGCGTGAACAAGTACAGAACATCGAGTAA
- the gmk gene encoding guanylate kinase produces MNHSSGTLYIVSAPSGAGKTSLVTALTKDDQQIRVSVSHTTRAMRPGEQHGVNYHFVVHEAFKALIEQGDFLEHAEVFGNFYGTSRSALQQTLDQGFDLILEIDWQGAQQVRKLMPEALSVFILPPSQQALRQRLDGRGQDSEEIIAGRMKEAVSEMVHYDEYDYVIINDDFDVALEELKAVFVANRLLLKQQQARHGALLKELLS; encoded by the coding sequence ATGAACCACAGCAGCGGCACCCTCTATATCGTTTCGGCACCGTCGGGTGCTGGCAAGACCAGCCTGGTCACCGCCCTGACCAAGGACGACCAGCAGATCCGCGTGTCGGTTTCGCACACAACGCGCGCCATGCGCCCGGGCGAGCAGCACGGGGTCAACTACCACTTCGTGGTGCACGAAGCATTCAAGGCACTGATCGAGCAGGGTGACTTCCTCGAACACGCCGAAGTGTTCGGCAACTTCTACGGCACCTCGCGCAGCGCACTGCAGCAGACCCTCGACCAGGGCTTTGACTTGATCCTGGAGATCGACTGGCAAGGTGCACAGCAGGTGCGCAAGTTGATGCCCGAGGCGCTGTCGGTGTTCATCCTGCCGCCGAGCCAGCAAGCACTGCGTCAGCGTCTGGACGGCCGCGGCCAGGACAGTGAAGAAATCATTGCCGGGCGCATGAAGGAAGCGGTCAGCGAGATGGTGCACTACGACGAGTATGACTACGTCATCATCAATGATGACTTCGACGTGGCGCTGGAAGAGTTGAAGGCGGTGTTCGTGGCCAACCGGTTGCTGCTGAAGCAGCAGCAGGCACGGCACGGGGCGCTGCTGAAAGAACTGCTTTCCTGA
- a CDS encoding APC family permease has protein sequence MSNYTEAGRPPDAADLGSTQRSKGLAKGRLGLLASVVLGISTIAPVYTLTGALGPTVREVGAHLPAVFIVGFLPMLLVALGYRELNAAEPDSGTSFTWSARAFGPMIGWIGGWGLVVATTIVLSNLAGVAVDFFYLFLGQITGKHELAGLADNLLINITTCCVFIALAVWICCRGMTTTMTVQYGLVALQLLVLIGFAFAAFGGTTAPPPLEFDFAWFNPFGVESFSAFAAGLSLSIFIFWGWDVCLTVSEESIGSDEVPGKAATWTVLLILGLYLLTAIATLQFAGISEFGLGLNNPRIQENVFAHLAGPVMGPLAILMSVAVLASTAASLQSTFVSPARTLLAMGYYGAVPQRFATVCPRSQTPRYATICAGIAAGLFYVTMRTLSENVLADTITALGMMICFYYSLTAFACVWYFRDSLFSSLRHFFMRGLCPLVGGVILSVIFVRTAIDSASPDFGSGSHVGGVGLVFVIAAIISALGIVLMMLSRMRAPAYFLGATLRQQATLQLQE, from the coding sequence ATGAGCAATTACACAGAAGCCGGCCGCCCACCCGACGCGGCCGACTTGGGCAGCACTCAACGCAGCAAAGGCCTGGCCAAAGGCCGTCTTGGCCTGTTGGCCAGCGTGGTGCTGGGCATTTCCACCATTGCCCCGGTCTATACCCTGACCGGCGCCCTCGGCCCCACCGTGCGGGAGGTCGGTGCTCACCTTCCAGCCGTGTTCATCGTTGGTTTCCTGCCCATGCTGCTGGTCGCCCTCGGCTATCGTGAGCTGAACGCGGCAGAGCCTGACAGCGGTACTTCCTTTACTTGGTCTGCCCGCGCCTTCGGCCCGATGATCGGCTGGATCGGGGGGTGGGGGCTGGTCGTTGCCACCACCATCGTGCTGTCCAACCTGGCGGGCGTCGCCGTCGATTTCTTCTACCTGTTCCTTGGCCAGATCACCGGCAAGCATGAATTGGCGGGCCTGGCGGACAACCTGTTGATCAACATCACCACCTGTTGCGTGTTCATCGCCCTGGCGGTGTGGATCTGCTGCAGGGGCATGACTACCACCATGACCGTGCAGTACGGATTGGTTGCCTTGCAGCTGCTGGTGTTGATCGGCTTCGCCTTCGCTGCGTTCGGTGGCACCACCGCGCCACCACCGCTGGAATTCGACTTTGCCTGGTTCAACCCGTTCGGGGTCGAGTCGTTCTCGGCCTTTGCCGCTGGCCTGTCGCTGTCGATCTTCATCTTCTGGGGCTGGGACGTGTGCCTGACCGTCAGCGAAGAGTCGATCGGCAGTGACGAAGTGCCTGGCAAGGCGGCAACCTGGACGGTGCTGCTGATCCTCGGCTTGTACCTGCTCACCGCCATTGCCACCCTGCAGTTCGCCGGGATCAGCGAGTTCGGCCTGGGCCTGAACAATCCGCGCATCCAGGAGAACGTCTTCGCCCACCTTGCCGGTCCGGTGATGGGGCCACTGGCGATCCTGATGTCGGTTGCCGTGCTGGCGAGCACCGCCGCTTCGCTGCAGTCGACCTTCGTGTCGCCAGCGCGCACCTTGCTGGCCATGGGTTACTACGGCGCCGTGCCACAGCGTTTCGCCACGGTCTGCCCGCGCTCGCAAACCCCGCGCTACGCGACCATCTGCGCAGGCATTGCCGCGGGCCTGTTCTACGTGACCATGCGCACCCTGAGCGAGAACGTGCTGGCTGACACGATCACTGCGCTGGGGATGATGATCTGCTTCTACTATTCGCTGACGGCGTTTGCCTGCGTCTGGTACTTCCGCGACAGCCTGTTCTCCAGCCTGCGCCACTTCTTCATGCGGGGCCTGTGCCCGCTGGTGGGTGGGGTGATTCTTTCGGTGATCTTCGTGCGCACGGCGATCGACAGTGCCTCGCCGGACTTTGGCAGCGGCTCGCACGTGGGTGGGGTGGGCCTGGTGTTCGTGATTGCGGCGATCATCTCGGCACTGGGTATCGTGCTGATGATGCTGTCGCGGATGCGTGCGCCGGCTTACTTCCTGGGGGCTACCCTGCGTCAGCAGGCGACCTTGCAGCTGCAGGAATAA